gtgtatccgaatcttgttcttattgatctttgaggttttAGCAATCTCAGATCAGGaatgagatagatagaaatcacaaaattctcttcatctcagactttgtgattcctcaagatagatatctaaactcttctttgatttgtttggattgttctcgCTAGGTGATTAATAGTCCAGGTTTCTCGGCTAACtcagtgtaagtgttccggattcgtgaggtttgTTGTACTTTGTCTAATGCAAAAAGATTTCCAAACCTAGATcggaaaaataaaaggaaatcaaataggcttgttTGTCAGAGGCAGATAGGTACCGAAACTCTTTACTAAGGTTGAggaaactcttaggctgtaaaggacgaccgtaaagggaatcaaatgcggaatcttgcgaggttcaagaggcgtaagaaacaCGACTGCAGTTGAATTGCTTAGAGGGTTAATTCGGTCACAAcaatattccagtccgaagtatgaTAATATGCTAGTGTATAtaacggtttaatacagtgtagtgttcaatgtTGGACGAagtccgtggtttttctgcagatGTAGCTTTCCTTGTTAATGAACTTCTGGTATCTTGTggttttctttttcgcattatattattttatctttataatatcaGTATCACTAGTAGTACGCAATCAATCTAAATAGTTGAAGTCCTTATTAGTTGAGATTAAAAACAAAACTTGTTTTTGATGAATTcgcatcttgaaagatagattgcaagtttCATATTTATTAGAATCCGGATCCTCTTAATTCGGATACGACCAAGTTAATCTCGGATATTGAATTTCGAGGTCGTCCAGGAACTCTTTTACGCAATCAGGATTGCGGACTTATTGTCTAAACATATTGATtctggaagagaaagagaaaaactttaTGTACAAAATCTTATTCAAGGGCCTTTTCTttgacctacttgtgattgtattaggtcttgtccatacatattgtcaaacgaaaaagttggtgttgTACTTGATGccctattattttcatctttgtCGTCTATAAACAAAGTTGATTATTGTGGATAAGTTTTGTTCACCAAATAATACCCCGTCTCGTAGTTATTTTTCATTGATGGCATAATGTGCAGTAGGAGTAATTCCATATTTTAAGTTTTCGACATATGTGATTTGTTCAAAACAGTTATACAATTTTGTGATCTGCGAAAAAATATGTCATATTTAACAATCATAAATAGCTGAAACTTCCAAAATAACAGTTGGATTAGCATAATGACCCATGTACTAACATTGCCAAGCAACAACGCAATTCTGTCACACCTAATGCATGCAATCAATACTACCTAGCATTTTTGGAAATCCCCTTGCATTGTTTTCAGAGAGTATTTGATTAAAATTTCCCGAGTTGGCTTTCTTAAAAACGTGGTTACAAAATGATTGACTACGGCTTTGCGAAATATTTTGAGATTATTAAATGTAGTTGTCTCACATATACTAATGTCTTCACATGTATCATCTGATGACATCACATAACATAAAATCCTATTTCGTGAACGATGATTTTTGCTCTGGATTCTGTCATTTGACGTTTGTTGCATCATGTTGATAATTAAACTAAGTTCCACCTGGAAAAGCTCTATAATAATCCTAACTATTTGTTTGCAGTACATATAACATAAAACAAAAGGTTGTTTGTACATCTCTATCTTACCTATTCAAGACTTTGGATCTACCAACCTTAGTTTGGTTGATAATTCAGAGATCCAAAGTAAAGTGCACTAGTTAAATCTACCATTATTCCAAAATAAGTAGTCTCCTTTGTGTCGAAATAGTTAAATCAACATTAGACGAAACTTGTAAAGTTGGGCCTAATAACGTGGTAGGTGTGTGCCTCATTCCTTCTTTCTAAAGTTGTCCCTTTTTTTTGTCCAATCTTGTCCAGTATTGTATTCATCATCCGGGGATAGAGCGAGCAACGATCCAATCTAGGGATATACATATATAGTTATATAGTTATGGAGAATCGATATTGAAAATCTATATCAGAGTGTACATATCCGGAAACGAataaattatgcatcaatttctCGTAGTAAAATTAGTCTATATTCGTGCGAATATTGTTTTCGGCTCCGGAGGTCTTGACATTTTCCTTAAATATCAATGCAACATAACGGTAGTTTTTATTCTTTGTTAGTATaaaaatcatcattttttttcGATTCTCGGGCTAACGCTTGTTGATATTCAAAAAAGCGTACGAGTCGTATCCATATCCAACTCTCCTCTGTAATCAAGATCTTTTCTAAAAGAACTTTTTTGAATCAAATAGggaaataaatattatatttaGTAGTTAGAAAGAAATTTGTGAAAGTAAATTGTATATATAGGAATATGGGTGTAGTATGTGTGGGTATATCATTGGGTAATGACTATAAATATAGTCGTCGTCGGCCAACAGATGGTCAAGCAGTCATCACTTGGCCGACCTGTTATAGTATATAATATATTTTCTAGTGCTGCATAAACTAGTTTATCCGTCCATGGGACATGCCAAATCATAGTTTTTTCCTTCCTTGGACTTTAAGGAAAAAAATTATCTAGTGTTTTTGGGTTTGCATATCATACATCTTACCATTATGTTAAACCAATTTCTTGAAAGAGGTTAGTTTGACACTTAAACGCAACAAGATAGTATTAAAAAGGTTGCatatttcagaaaaaatgattgtTAAATACTCCactaaaaattaaactaaaaaagaatacgaaaaaaattcaaataatgCTCCCTACTCTATAAGTAATTGATGCATGTTGCTGATCCCGACGGGAATTGGGCGGTCATAGGCCTCGTGCACTCGATAATCCATGCATTATTTTTACCTTTTCCATATACCTTGATTTCCAAGGAGAGTCTAACCAGCCTTGCAGCGCGTGAAAAATCGAAGGAGCATGGTTTGATCTCAGTCATTGAATCGTAAATATTGAGTACGAATGAATAAATCGAAATTTGAAACTCCAAGTTTTCACTTCCATGATCCCAGCGGTCAATTCTTCATTCGAGACTGAACTCtatccattcatctgattcagaAGAGTTCCTTTAGCTATTCAGATGTTTCTGTTCGCTAAGTTTGAAAGTCCAACGAGCGCATACTCATTATGAAACTTAGATACGGTTTCCTGATTAGAGATCCATTTGGCATTTTCACGACTAAACAATATTTTGGTTGTTTCCACTAAGTCTCCTCTTATTAAGCTCAGGATTAATCGAATTCTTTAAACTTCTCAATTATGACTTTTCCGTCTGTTAAGATGGATTAAACACTCTCGATTACAAATCGCAATGGTGACTCAAGAAACATTAGCACATGTTAGATTCCGCTGACACGGAAATTCCAATCTAGACTAACACAGTCTCCCATAAGTATAAACCTCGTTACAAGAGAAGTAATTTTACCCCACTTAGCTTTGTCATTCTTTTTATAACTTTGAGCCTTGCATTGGATATGAAAATTTGGTGCAATAGGTCCTAAATCTTAGTTGTTATGTTATTTTATGACATTtaccccttgcattggagatgctctataCTTATAATAAACTTTCTAAGGGAAACTCCAATGGGACTACCAAAATATGATGGTTTACCATGCCAGGTAGATGAACAAACTCACCTTTGTGTGGCGGAAAATTATTTCTCGACCCAAACAGAACAGACCGTGGTAGCTATGGATGGTCGTCCCAGCATCAGACGAGGCTCGTCTCAAGTCCCTAGATGCTACATCAACGGCTATTTGGTAATTCAAACACTAACGACTATATTCTTTTCAACTGCCTTACGACCTTTCTTCATTTCTGAAGACATTTTCTTACGCATATCTATTTTGAAAATAtcattcttttcttatttttcaaaataatCTTGAAGTCAAAATTCTGAAGTTGATTATTGTGCAACATCTTGAGCTTCTTTTCTtggcttttttgtttttttcacacCCACTCCTTCCCATTTATCAGCTTTTCCATTAACATTCAGATTTGAATTATCATGTATTGATCCACTAGTGTCAGTATGAGGGTTTGAGTTTGTCTCTGGTGAAGAATAAGGAGAACCTTGAGAACCATGTTGGGATGCACCACATTGGGATTGACTACCATGTTGGGATCCACCGGTCACATAAGGGGATTCCTTTGGTACAACATATCATCCAACAGATCAGAGTTATATCGGTTCAGGTTCTGAGGATGTGGAAGCATGCTTCGTACTTGGAATTCGAacttcttgttctttgtcgtgccTCTCGAGACTTCCTTTGCTGCAGATTTACCAATATATAAATTAGATATTTCAACAAATTGATATAAGATTTCAAAATAAATTAAACAATTTGAAATGCAATTTACCACGTCAACATCAGTATCACGCTTCCTCTTTGTCGGGTCATTTGCATCATCAAAGCTATCCAACTGTTCAGGTCTTTGCTAATTGTACCAAAACGACTTGACAACCCGGAAACATCATGGTTTTTTGGATTCCCAGTAACCTTACAAAATTGTGTAAAAATGTTCCTCCAGAATGCATGATGTGGTTGTTGAACATCGTTGACTGAATCAAGCGGAAATGCTACATAACTTCTGCAAATAGCTTTATCTTCATCCAGGCTAAACATTGGACCACAAACTCTTTGTGATGaactattttttgtttttgatggggttgccatttttttgaatttttttttttttaaattgaaatgaaattaatgAGGTGTTTGGATTAAAATTGAGCAGTTTTTATGAATTTGAGATTGAAAGATAAAATTGAGGTGAAATTATTAGAAGTTATGAGTATAGAAGGTGCGGATTTGGAGTTGAAAATAGTTGTGATCCCGGGTAACAAGGAAATTCCATTTCAGACTAACACAGTCTCCCACAGGCATAAACCTCGTTACAAGAGAAATAATTTTCCGCATTTGAAAACAAGTAGTTAATAAATTCTagtatgcttcaaaaaagaaaaaaaaaatcacaaccgTGCAGTAAATTCACATTTGAAATCTAAACAATTTAATGACCAAGATTTCGACATACGCGGAGTAATAAATTCCTATTTGAAAATCTAAACAATTTAATGATCAAGATTTCGACATATGCCAAATGTCACAAAACAAAGCCCAGAGTTACAAGATATCGATGATAGTCTCGGACATCATGTACTAAACTGCTAACTGTGGTCTGGTGCAATTAAATCCTCGACAGCATTTCCCATAACTCTTCCCACAACATCATTTATTTATACCTCAGCGGCTCAACTTTGCTCACCATCTCTGCataaaaaaacaagaaacaatGGCAGCCAAATTTACACCATCCTGCTTCCTACTTATATCTCAATTCATATTACTGCTAAATATTCAGATAACCAGAGCAAAAGTTCCGGCTGTGATCGTATTCGGCGACTCCTCAGTAGACACCGGAAACAACAACGGAATTCAAACAATTCTCAAGAGTAATTTCAAACCCTATGGCCGTGATTTCCAAGGTGGTCAAGCTACTGGTAGATTCTGCAATGGTCGTGTTCCATCTGATTTTATATCCGAGGCATTTGGCTCTAAACCATTCGTACCCGCATATTTGGATCCAAATTATGGTATAAATGACTTTGCTGTCGGAGTAGATTTTGCTTCCGCTGGAACAGGTTATGATAATGCGACAGCGGCCGTCATGGTAAGTAAAATCCGAGTTGGTTAAACCTCCATTACATTTGATTGTGTTTACGTATAATGTGCATTAATTCCATGTAAAATGCAGTCTGTGATACCTCTATGGCAAGAACTGGAATATTACAAGGAGTATCAGCAGAAGTTAAGAGCGTCCACCGGTGACGTAAAGGCGAACGAGATAATAAGTGAAGCGTTATATTTACTGAGTCTTGGAACAAATGATTTCCTGGAAAACTATTACATGCCGCTGTCGAATCGATCAAGGCAATATACAATAGAAGAGTACCAGAACTTTCTTATCGGAATTGCAGAGAATTTCATTACGGAATTATATAAACTCGGAGCAAGGAAGATATCTCTTGGTGGGTTATGTCCAATTGGGTGTTTGCCGTTAGAAAGAAGTAGAAATATGTTTACCGGAAGTGGGTGCAATGAAGATTACAATAAAATTGCTAGAGATTTTAATGGAAAGCTAAGTGGATTGACTGACAAACTGAATCAACAGCTATCTGGGATTAGATTGGTTCTTTCAAATCCATATGATATATTCTTCGAGATGATGACGAAACCTTCACAGTttggtaagtttttttttcttttccgatGAGTTTTTTACTTAAAGTTTTCGGAAATGAATTAGCGTACTTTAATTAATTACTCATTAATTCCTTAAAACCAATAGAACCAAACAACCAATAAGTCATTGTCAGATCTTAATACCTAACAAATGCTGCACACTAGTGTGTCTTAAATTTCCACACCAACTAGTCACATTGTGAAATATTTGTATGTTGAGCCATTGTGTTGTGCCATTGGAAACTTGATATTACGATATAATTCGACCTGACAGGAATACGACCTCAGTCTGCACTATGATTCACACCCCAAACTATAGTAGACTAGACATTTTGTGATGTTGATGAGAGATTTTAACCGATGAGGACCAACCGCATTCAATTTTACTTTTAAAAAACTAGTCTGTCACTCTGTTCCGTCATTGTCTTGCTATTTGCAATGCAGGCTTTTTCCATATCAATGCTGACAGAAGTACTCTATGGTGAAAAAGTGATACGTTATCTTATTCAGTAAAACTATTGCACCACAAGGATGTGTGGGTTTGGGTCTTTAATGATAGTAGGTAGTCGTTTAGGTAGTAGTAGTTGGAGGCTTAGTTGGGGGAGAGCTAGTTAAGAAAGGCAGATCACCGAAACAATGATAGTTAAAATGTAGGGTCATTAGTTATTTTTCTTTTGGGTCGTTTATGTACctgaattcagttttatttttccttgtttGATGCAGGATTTGAGAGTGCGGCAGTGGCATGTTGTGCAACGGGGATTTTCGAAATGGGGTATTTGTGTGATGCAAGCAACCCTTTTACTTGCAAAGACGCCAACAAATATTTGTTTTGGGATGCTTTCCACCCAACCGAAAGGACAAATCACATTGTTGCCGATCATCTTGTAAAGACTGTTCTGGCTCAGTTTCTGTAATTCAAAACGTTAGATTACATTAGGTACTTTGTGTgctgggtggtggtggtggtatagATGATATTATATAAATATTGTTGATGGTAGTTTCTCTTTTCgttctttttcttgtttgattgaAGACTTGATTCAAGTCCAGAATTATCATGCATGAGTTTTGGTGAAAAATGTAATAAACGCTGGTGAAAAATGCTATTATCCTCTGGCTACAGTCTAATGCTACTCCCACCACTTGAGAACTCAATTGCTCtgccaaagaagaaaaaaaaaagagaactcTAGAATCGGCTTCCATGAGTCTAATGCTACTCCCACCACTTGGCTACAGTCTAATGCAAAAAACATCTAGAATCGGCTTCCATGAGTCCATGAGTATGTCACCACCATTCGGAAGCCGTCAGTGAAAAGAACAAATGGGGATGATGAAGTAGCACAAGAAACAATAATTGTACaaattgaaattaacatgtccggctaaaactaaaaaagaaaaaaaagtgtttCTACTTAAAGACTACAACGATTATCAATGGCATATACCATCACTAGTAGGGACTTCTCAGATGAAATATAATCCATCATTTTAAACTCTCTTCCGTTTATAGGTGCTCATTCTGGCAATAGTTTCTGTAAGATCGACCCCAGCCCCAGGCGTACCAAAGGCAGGTCCTGACTGATCACTACTTTTGTGTAGATTCATTACCAAGTCTTCAAAATGTTTCAGGCGTTCTTGTTGATCTTTAAGAAgttgctgctgatcctgaagGAGCTGATTTTGGCCCTGAACAACTCTCCGTGTGCTCTCAAGTTCAGCCTGTTGACACCGAGTTAATAAACGTTGACTCTCGAGTTCCGTTTGTTGACTCTTGCTCAATGCTCTCTGACTCTCGAGTTCAGCCTTCTGACTCAGGGTCAGTGCTTGTTGGCTCTCGAGTTCAACCTTTTGGCTCAGGGTTAA
Above is a genomic segment from Papaver somniferum cultivar HN1 chromosome 10, ASM357369v1, whole genome shotgun sequence containing:
- the LOC113318650 gene encoding GDSL esterase/lipase At4g26790-like, yielding MAAKFTPSCFLLISQFILLLNIQITRAKVPAVIVFGDSSVDTGNNNGIQTILKSNFKPYGRDFQGGQATGRFCNGRVPSDFISEAFGSKPFVPAYLDPNYGINDFAVGVDFASAGTGYDNATAAVMSVIPLWQELEYYKEYQQKLRASTGDVKANEIISEALYLLSLGTNDFLENYYMPLSNRSRQYTIEEYQNFLIGIAENFITELYKLGARKISLGGLCPIGCLPLERSRNMFTGSGCNEDYNKIARDFNGKLSGLTDKLNQQLSGIRLVLSNPYDIFFEMMTKPSQFGFESAAVACCATGIFEMGYLCDASNPFTCKDANKYLFWDAFHPTERTNHIVADHLVKTVLAQFL